Proteins encoded together in one Camelina sativa cultivar DH55 chromosome 9, Cs, whole genome shotgun sequence window:
- the LOC104711088 gene encoding uncharacterized protein At1g24485-like, with the protein MMAALLYLITLFSLSAIMVTLAESISIDCGSTGSYIDSNNVTWVGDKGFVTTGEPMKIPDVVTKPMNTLRYFSTGQTNCYSNIPVTKGQKTLVRTRFKYENYDGKLSPPSFDVIYDRKHRDSIKITESLLNDEENFYFSEVIFAPANENISVCLFRTSPSYNPFISSIEVYGMDAGMYNDLGPNEGLLLQKRMAYGAEEIISYPLDPYGRLWSASGSQDNPTLTDLSTSAPSIDITRASNKPPEIVMSKAVSGLKFSYEALPLTGITVYLVLYFSEPQSLGRTQRRSFNVFLDTTQVGSDPIVPVFGKATQFVLRDVVATSTSQIIFQSTDDSDLPPLINGLELYSISNSNRDTQGPGATEPHKNNAVEEPLNVTKPKGGKKKKNKLPLIFGVTFASAFAILSSGFGAIFLRKRQNARLHSNTTSTMSTGHGTGTGMSPLVEQQSVSDTNDSNVVQDEHH; encoded by the exons ATGATGGCGGCACTTCTTTATCTCATCACCCTCTTTTCTCTCTCAGCCATAATGGTTACATTAGCAGAAA GTATAAGCATTGACTGTGGATCAACGGGATCTTACATTGACTCCAACAATGTAACATGGGTCGGAGATAAAGGCTTTGTCACCACTGGTGAGCCTATGAAGATTCCGGACGTTGTCACAAAGCCGATGAACACTCTCCGGTACTTCTCAACTGGTCAAACCAACTGCTACTCCAACATTCCGGTGACCAAAGGCCAGAAAACCCTCGTGAGGACGAGGTTTAAATATGAGAACTACGATGGGAAGCTTTCGCCGCCATCTTTTGACGTAATTTATGACCGCAAACACCGTGACTCTATTAAAATTACTGAGTCGTTGCTCAACGAcgaagaaaatttctatttctcGGAAGTGATATTTGCTCCGGCAAATGAGAATATCAGTGTATGCCTCTTTCGTACGTCTCCGTCCTATAACCCTTTTATATCTTCTATTGAGGTTTATGGTATGGACGCTGGCATGTACAACGATCTTGGTCCTAACGAAGGTCTCCTTCTCCAAAAAAGAATGGCGTATGGTGCCGAAGAGATTATAAG CTACCCGTTAGACCCTTACGGTAGGCTATGGTCCGCGTCAGGATCCCAAGACAACCCAACACTGACCGATCTATCGACCTCAGCCCCATCCATAGACATCACCCGAGCGTCGAACAAGCCGCCGGAGATTGTTATGTCAAAGGCAGTGTCAGGATTAAAGTTTTCTTATGAGGCTCTACCCTTAACCGGTATAACGGTATACTTGGTTCTTTACTTCTCAGAACCTCAGAGTCTAGGTCGGACCCAAAGACGGTCTTTCAACGTTTTCTTGGACACCACTCAAGTGGGTTCGGATCCCATTGTACCGGTCTTTGGGAAAGCGACTCAGTTCGTTCTGAGAGATGTAGTGGCGACGTCGACGTCCCAGATAATCTTTCAGTCAACCGATGACTCGGATTTGCCGCCCCTCATCAATGGGTTGGAGCTGTACTCAATAAGTAACAGCAACCGAGACACCCAAG GTCCCGGAGCTACGGAACCACACAAAAACAATGCCGTAGAAG aacCTTTAAATGTGACAAAACCAAAGggaggaaaaaagaagaaaaataaattaccaCTCATTTTTGGTGTTACGTTTGCCTCTGCGTTTGCAATTCTCTCATCCGGTTTTGGGGCTATTTTCTTGAGAAAGCGTCAAAACGCAAGACTACACTCCAACACAACATCGACTATGTCCACAG GGCATGGAACAGGCACGGGGATGTCACCATTAGTTGAACAGCAGTCCGTCAGCGACACGAATGATTCGAATGTTGTTCAAGATGAACATCATTGA